A genomic segment from Bacteroidota bacterium encodes:
- the amrS gene encoding AmmeMemoRadiSam system radical SAM enzyme — MNHKAEFYKKLPSGYIKCLLCPHYCVIPEGGKGICSVRKNEKGTLIAGSYGVVSAMHTDPIEKKPLYHYKPGSKIFSIGSVSCNMKCIFCQNYEISQEFDKYSVLPRYSPGEVVKKALNHKENIGIAFTYNEPTIFFEFMRDISVLAHKEGLKTVMVTNGFINQEPLYELMKFIDAFSVDLKAYTGKFYKEISEAGLEPVKETLKTLKQHNKFFEITYLVVTDLNDDPDDFTKMIDWIYKELGDDIPLHISRYFPYYKLDNDATPLETLSNLFRIAKSRLKYVYLGNVLYGFEGINTNCYKCNYEVITRNGYDVTINGLDKAGNCKKCGTFLSFEM; from the coding sequence ATGAACCATAAGGCCGAATTTTATAAAAAACTTCCCTCTGGCTATATAAAATGCTTGTTATGTCCTCATTATTGTGTTATTCCGGAAGGGGGAAAAGGCATTTGTTCAGTTAGGAAAAACGAAAAAGGAACCTTAATTGCCGGGAGTTACGGAGTGGTTTCTGCTATGCACACAGATCCCATAGAAAAGAAACCACTATATCATTATAAACCCGGGAGTAAAATATTTTCCATAGGTTCTGTTTCATGTAACATGAAATGCATATTTTGTCAGAACTACGAAATATCTCAGGAATTCGACAAATATTCTGTATTGCCAAGATACAGTCCCGGTGAGGTAGTTAAAAAGGCGCTAAATCATAAAGAAAATATCGGAATAGCATTCACATATAACGAGCCAACAATATTTTTTGAATTTATGCGTGATATTTCTGTTCTGGCACACAAAGAAGGTTTAAAAACTGTCATGGTAACAAATGGTTTTATTAATCAGGAACCATTATATGAACTAATGAAGTTTATTGATGCTTTTAGTGTTGATCTTAAGGCATATACCGGGAAGTTTTACAAAGAAATTTCTGAAGCCGGGCTTGAACCTGTAAAAGAGACTTTAAAAACCCTGAAACAACATAATAAATTTTTTGAAATAACCTACCTTGTAGTTACGGATCTAAACGATGATCCCGATGACTTTACAAAGATGATAGACTGGATCTACAAGGAGTTAGGAGATGATATCCCTCTACATATTTCGAGATATTTTCCTTATTATAAGCTTGATAATGATGCTACACCCCTTGAAACTCTGTCAAATCTGTTCAGAATAGCTAAAAGCAGGCTTAAATATGTTTATTTGGGAAATGTTCTATATGGATTTGAAGGTATTAACACCAATTGTTACAAATGTAATTATGAGGTTATTACCCGAAACGGTTATGATGTTACTATAAATGGCTTAGATAAAGCAGGGAATTGTAAAAAATGCGGCACATTTTTATCGTTCGAGATGTGA
- the amrB gene encoding AmmeMemoRadiSam system protein B — protein MKTRKPAVDGSFYPSEKDKLNEEIIELINTEHKGFNSLPENKTLIGGIVPHAGIQYSGREAVHFFNLVKQTGIKYDTFVILHPDHSAYGPDIALDDNDYWETPLGKIEIDSSMENLLNIRKSAKSHEFEHSAEVMLPFLQYFLDYKFKILPVIIGRQNISNAKLVAGEVFRAAKELKRKILIIASSDFSHYVTPEYGERMDNLVINEISRFDSESIYKVVYENNISMCGYGPVMGLIEYSLLYSQNPEFKILRRGHSGEVAPMKEVVDYVCGITYCDKA, from the coding sequence ATGAAAACCAGAAAACCGGCAGTTGATGGCAGTTTTTATCCATCTGAAAAAGATAAATTAAATGAGGAAATTATAGAGTTAATAAATACAGAGCACAAAGGTTTTAATAGTTTGCCTGAAAATAAAACCCTTATTGGAGGCATAGTTCCACATGCCGGAATCCAATATTCCGGTCGTGAGGCTGTTCATTTCTTTAATTTAGTAAAACAAACAGGAATAAAATACGACACCTTTGTAATTTTACATCCTGATCATTCGGCTTACGGACCTGATATAGCCCTCGACGATAACGACTATTGGGAAACACCGTTGGGAAAAATAGAGATAGATAGCAGTATGGAAAATCTGCTAAATATAAGAAAGTCGGCGAAATCTCATGAATTTGAACATTCTGCCGAAGTAATGCTCCCTTTTCTTCAGTATTTTCTCGATTATAAATTTAAGATACTTCCTGTTATTATCGGCAGGCAAAATATTTCAAATGCCAAACTTGTTGCCGGAGAAGTGTTCAGGGCGGCAAAAGAGCTTAAGAGAAAAATTCTTATAATTGCCTCCAGCGATTTTTCACATTATGTTACTCCCGAATATGGCGAAAGAATGGATAATCTGGTCATTAATGAAATATCGCGCTTTGATTCAGAGAGTATTTATAAAGTGGTTTATGAAAATAATATATCAATGTGCGGATACGGTCCTGTTATGGGACTTATTGAATATTCGCTTTTGTATTCTCAAAATCCTGAGTTCAAGATCTTAAGAAGGGGACATTCGGGTGAAGTAGCTCCAATGAAAGAGGTTGTTGACTATGTTTGTGGCATAACTTACTGCGATAAAGCATAA